AAGTCCTGGCCCCGGCCTTCCATCACCAGCTCGCCGGCCTCGAGCACATACCCCCGGTCGGCCAGCTTGAGGGCCATGCGGGCGTTCTGCTCGACTACCAGAATGGGCACGCCCTGGGCTTTGAGTTCGGCCAGGATGTGAAAAATCTCCTGCACAATCAGCGGGGCCAGCCCCAGGCTGGGCTCGTCCAGCAGCAACAGCTTGGGCCGGGCCATCAGGGCCCGCCCGATGGCCAGCATCTGCTGTTCCCCCCCGGACATGGTGCCGGCAAGCTGCTTGCGGCGCTCGAGGAGGCGCGGAAAGAGGGTATAGACGCGCTCGAGATCCTCGCGGATCCCCTTTTCGCCTCGCTGATAGCGGGTGAAAGCCCCCAATAGCAGGTTGTCCTCCACTTCCATCGAGGCGAACAGCTCGCGCTTTTCCGGCACCATCACCAGGCCCCTTGTAGCCAGCTCCTCGGGGCTACGACGGCTCAGGGCCTGCCCCTGGTAGCGCACCGTGCCGCTGGTACTCACCAGCCCCACGATTCCCTTCAGGGTGCTGCTCTTGCCCGCCCCGTTGGGGCCAATCAGGGTGATGGCCTCGCCCGCGCCCACCGAGAGGGACAGGTTGCGCACCGCCTCCACCGCCCCGTAGCGCACGGTAAGGTTCTGCACTTCCAGTACGCTCATCCTTGCTCCTTTGCCCTGCGCCCCATCACGCCGCCTCCCCCAGGTAGGCCTCGATGACCTTGGGATTGCGTTGCACCTCGGCGGGGGTACCTTCGGCCAGCTTTTCTCCATAGTGCATCACGACTACACGGTCTACCAGCCCCATCACCAGATCCATGTCGTGATCCACCAGCAGCACCGTGACTCCTTCGTTCACCAGCTTGCGGATTAGGGCCGCAAACTGGCGTTTTTCCCCGGCCCGGAGCCCGGCGGCGGGTTCGTCCAGCAGCAACACCTCGGGCCCCGAGGCCAGGGCGCGGGCAATTTCCAGTAGGCGCAACTGCCCGATGGCCAGGCCATCGGCTTTCTGGTGGGCAATCTGGGCCAGCCCGACCCGCTCCAAAGCCCGGTAGGCCTCTGCCAGGGCGGCTTGTTCCTCGGCCTGGCGGAGCCCAAACATCGAAGCCACCACGCTCCGCTGGGTGCGGGCGTAGGTGCCCAGAGCAGCGTTTTCCAGCACAGTCATCTCGGGGAAGAGGTGGGGGTGCTGGAAAGTGCGGGCGATGCCAAGCCGGTGCACCTCGTAGGGCATCCGTCCGGAGATGACCTGCCCTTTGAAGCGCACCTCGCCTTTGGTTGGGGGAAAGACCGAGGTAATCATGTTGAAGCAGGTAGACTTGCCCGCCCCGTTGGGGCCAATTAGGGCCAGAATCTCGCCCCGGCGAAGCTGGAAGCTCATGCCGTTTACCGCCAGCAAGCCACCAAAGCGTTTGGTTAGGCCGTCCACCTCGAGCACCACCTCCCCTGCTTGCCCTGAAGACAATCGGGTCGGGAGGCCATTGCCGGTGGGGTTTTGGGGTTTGGCCTTGGGCAGGTAGCGTTCGATGAAAGGCCACAGGCCCTTGGGGGCAAACATCAAAATCAGCACCAGGATCAGGCCGTAGGCGATAATCTCGTAGTTGCCGGTACGCCCGAAAATCTGCGGCAAGAGGCCCTTGAGGGCTTCCTCGAGGCCCGTAACCAGCCCCGAGCCCAGAATCACCCCCGGTATGCTGCCCACCCCCCCAGCCACCGCAGCGATCAGGTACTTAATGGAGGCCTCGAGGCTAAAAGGGGTGGGATTGATGAACTTCTGGTAGTGCACATACAGCCAGCCCGCCAGTCCGGCATAAAGGGCCGAAAGCACAAACACCTGGAGCTTCAAAACCGCCGGATTGACCCCAAAGCTGGCCGCTGCAATGGCATCTCCCTTGGAAGCTCGCATAGCCCGCCCCACGCGGCTGTTGGTCAGGTTCCAGGCCATCCAGGCCCCCAGTAGCACAAAAAACCAGGCCAGGTAGAAATAACTCCTCGAGTCGCCCAACGTCCAGCCAAATATAGAAATAGCAGGCACCCCCCGCAGGCCGGTGTGCCCCCCGGTGAGGGCAATCCAGCTTCCCATCACGATGTAGAGGGCCATGCACCAGGCAATGGTGGAAAGGGGTAGGTAGTGGCCTTTAAGACGGGCGGTGATGCCCCCAAGCACCACCGCACCGGCCACCGCGGCCAGAAGCCCCAGCGGAAGGGTGAGCCAGGGGCTCCAGCCCTGGCCGATGGTGAGAAGGGCACTGGTATAGGCGGCCAGTCCCATAAAAGCCGCCTGCCCAAAGCTGGTCATGCCCGAGAGGCCCGTCAGCAGGTATAACCCCAGCGTTACCAAAGCCCCAAAGGCGATGTAATTGCCCATGGTCAGGTAAAACGAAGTAGGGGGCAGCAGCAGCGGCAGCAGCACCAAGCAGGCCACGGCCCCTAAGGTAAGGAGAGAGAAGCGCTGTTTCATTCTTCCTCCCCGATTTCGCGGCTTTGCAGACTGCGCCAGAGGAGGATGGGCAGCAGCAGCGCAAACACGATGGCGTCCTTGTAGGCGCTGGCCTGGAAGGAGGCCCAAGACTCCATCGCCCCCACCAGCAAGGCCCCCACCACCGCCAGCGGGTAGCTAATCAAGCCGCCCAGAATACCGGCCACAAAGCCCTTAAGCCCCAGCAAGAAGCCCTGGAAGTAGGCAGGGGAGATTAGCGGGGCCAGTAGCATCCCGCTCACACAGGCAATCAAGGTGGCGATGCCAAAGGAGACATACCCGGCCTGGCTGGGACTGATGCCCAGAAGCCTTGCGCCATAGCGATTGACCGCGCAAGCCCGCAAAGCCTTGCCGTAGATGCTCCGGGTAAAAAAAAGATAGAGCCCCAGCATGGCCAGGAGCGCAAAACCGTATACCAGAAAAGCCTGATTGTTGACCGGCACCGGCCCGATGGGGGTCTGTCCGGCCCAAATAGCCGGCAAGCGGAACTGCTCGGGCCCAAAAAACACCAGCCCCAAGCCCATAAAGGCAAAGTGCAGGCCCACCGCAATAATCAGGTAGGTGAGCACGCTGGCATTCTTGGCCGGTTCAAAAAAAAGCCGGTAGGAAGCTGGCCCAATGGGCAGCACCACCAGGATGGCCAAAATCCAACCCAGCCACATTGGCACCCCCTGGGCGCCCCACCAGGCCAGGCCCAGAACCCCCAGGGCCACCAGCAGCAGCAAACCTGCGCGTCTAAGGTTTGATCGGTCTAAAATGGCCCACCACAAGAGCATGGCAGACGCCAGCCAGGCCGTGCCCGGAATCTGACCCTGTAAGTTCAGGCCGCTTACCTCGGCAGGCAGAAACCAGACATAGGTGAGAGGAGCAAACACCAAAAACTCGCCCAGTGGCACCAGAATCACCCGTGTGACCGCAAACACCAACACTAGCGAAAGCGCCAGCAGGGCATAGATGGTGCCGTTTTGCAAGGCGTCGGCAGTGAGAAAAGAAAAGATAGTCCAATCCATAATTGCAGATGGCTTGTAGCCAATAGCTGATAGCAAAGACTCCTCTATCAACTATTGGCTACTCGCTACAAGCCTCCTACCTAAACGTCCGCAAAAGCTTCCAATCCAGCTTCCCGGCTGGGGTCTTGACGATCTCCACCATCACCGCAGCCTCGTTGAAGCGCAGGCCCAGGTGGTCGGTGGGGGACATGTTGAAGATGCCGTGGGTGCCCACCACGTTGCGGGTGGCCTCGAGCTCATCCCTTAGCACCCGGCGGAAGGCGGCTAGGTTGGTGGGCTGTTCACGGCGCAGGGCGCGCTCGAGGGCTGGGCGCAGGATAGCCCAGGCGTCGTAGGCATGCCCGCCAAAGGTCGAGTAGCTGCCGATGCCAAAGCGCGATTCATACTGCTGCACGTAGCTGGTGGCTACCTGGCGGTTGGGAAAGTCGGGGGGGAGCTGGTCGAAGACCAGCACCGGGCCCGCCGGCAGCCGGGTGCCCACCACCACATCGCCCCCTACCCGCAGGAAGTCGGGGTTGGCCACGCCGTGGGTCTGGTAGATGAGGCCCCGGTAGCCGCGCTCGCGCAGGGTGCGCTGGGGCAGCACCGGCGCCGTACCCGAGCCCCCGATCAAGACCGCATCGGGGTTGCGGGCCAGGATGCGCAGCACCTGACCGGCCACCGAGGTGTCGGTGCGGGCGAACCGCTCCGAGGCCACCACCTGAATGCCGGCCTCGCGGGCGGCGGCCTCAAAGGCCCGGGCCCAGCCCTCGCCGTAGGCGTCGTTGAAGCCGATATAGGCAGCAGTTTTGACCCCGGAGGCGGCCATGTCCCGCACGATGGGCTGGCTCATCTGTTGCTCGGTCTGGGGGGTTTTGAAGACCCAGCGGCGCTTTTCATCTACCGGGAAAACGATCTCCAGGTTGGCCGCGAGGGAGATTGTAGGCACCCCGGCCTCGGCCACCACATCGATCATGCCCAGGCTGGCCGGGGTGGTGGTGGTGCCGATGATGGCCAGCACCTGGTCTTCTTGCACCAGTCGTCGGGTAGCCCGCACGGCCTGGGTGGTGTCCGAGGCGTCGTCCAGGATGACAAACTGCACCGGACGGCCCGCCACCCCACCGCGCCGGTTGACCTGCTCTTCCAGCAACACCAGGGTGTTGCGCTCGGGGATGCCCAAGCTGGCAGCAGGGCCGGTGGCCGAGACCACCACCCCAATCTTAAGCGGGGCCTGCTGGGCTAGGCCCAACCCCATTCCAAGTGCTAGAAGTCCTACCAAAGCTCGCTTCATTCTGTCTCCTCCGTTGTGTGGGTTTGCCAATCTTCCCGGGTGGATACCCCAGGTAGATCTCCAAAAGTTTCAAGCCCGGCGGCTACCATCCGGCGCAGCAAAGGGTGGGGGCGGTAGCGATCCTCGCCCAGTTCAGCGTGCAGGCCGTCCAACGCCCGCAACACCGGCTTGAGCCAGATGCGCTCGGCCCACTCCAAAGGCCCCAAGGGGTAGCCGGTGCCCAGGCGCATGGCCCGGTTCAGGTCGGTGGGGCCGGCCACGCCCTCGGCCAGGGCCGAGACCGCCTCGTTGATGAGCAAAGCCAGGATGCGAAACCCCACCCCGCCGGGCTGGTCGGGCAACACCAAGGTGTTGTAACCATGCGCACCAAAATAGGTTTGGGCCAGCCTCAGGGCCTGGTTTGCCCCGCTCAAAGGCGCGTAGAGTTCGACCACGGCCTTTTCCCCAACCGGCGGAACCAGGCTGAATCCTGCTAGGGCCCGACCCCGGAACTCGGCCTGTATAGAGCTGGCGGAATGCCCCCAAACCAGCGAGACCACTGGCAGGTTCTCAAAAAAGTCGTGTTTGCGCTCCAGCATCACCCGGCAGTCCAGCACGAAGCGGGCCTCGGCTACGTTTTCGGTGTGTTGGAAGCGAGCCCGCAGTTCTTTGGCGAGCGGATTTGGCCCGATGATGAGGGGGAGGGGAATTGCCTGGGTTTGAGCTGGCGGTGGAGCGGGGAGTGGGGGCGGCCCAGGGGGGTAGCGATACCAACCCTGGCCGCTCTTGCGCCCCAATAACCCGGCGGCTACCCGTTGGAACTGGAGGGGATGGGGCCGGTAGCGGGGTTCGCCATAGAAGCTCTGGTAGACCGAGCTCGAGGCAGCATAGTTGACGTCCAACCCAATCAGATCCATCAGCTCAAAAGGCCCCATAGGGAAGCCCAGCCCCCGCATGATCCAGTCGATGTGTTCCTTGGGAATGCCCTCGCCATAGAGCCGCAGGGCCTCGCCATAGAAGGGACGGGCCACACGGTTCACCAGAAAACCAGGGGCATCCACCACCTGCACAGGCTCCTTGCCCCAAGCCTGCATCAGTGTATGCATGCGCTCCAAGAGCGTCGGGTCGGTTTGTAGACCCCCCACCACCTCCACCAGCTTCATACGCTGGGCGGGATTAAAAAAGTGCAACCCCAGTACCCGTCCGGGGTGCTCGACCCTGGCGGCGACCGCCGAGACCAGAAAGGTCGAGGTGTTGGTGGCCAGGATGTTGTAGGGGTTAAGCTCACCCAGCTTGCCGAGCAGTTCTTGCTTGAGCTCGAGCTGCTCCGGTACCGCCTCGATCACCAGGTCGGCCCGCGCGCAATCCTCCAGCGACCCCGTGGGGTGCAGACGGGCCAGCACCGCTTCTACCGGCTCTGGCAAGCGCCCCTTCTCGGCCATTTTTTGCAGGTCGGCCCGAATCTCGGTTAGGGCTTTCTCGATGGCTGCAGGATAGGGGTCGTAAAGCCAGACCGGGTGCCGGGCCATGGCCGCTACCTGGGCAATTCCCCGGCCCATGGTGCCAGCCCCCAGAATCGCCACCGTTTCCTTCACCAAGCCTCCCTTTACCAAACAAACACTCGTTTGTTTACCTTTACGTTGGGCGTCAGTCTAAACGCAGGTTTTCCCGCTGTCAAGGCAGCGCCGTTGCATTCTCGTCTGCAAGCTCAAGCCAGCCTGCTTGCTCACGGCATAGCATGCTTTATGTCTTTCAGCATACAATCGGAGCATGAAAGCCTACCTAGGCCTCTACACCGCGCGCCTCGAGATGCCCTGGGTAAAAAGCCTCAAGGAAAAGCGGGCGCTGGTCAAACCGGCCATCGAGCGTTTGCGGGCGCGCTTCCCGGTTTCGGCAGCGCGGTTGGCCGGACAGAACGATTACGGCTGGGAGGTGGTGGGTTTTAGCCTGATCGGCCACGATGGAGTCTGGGTCGAGACCGTTCTGCGCGAGGCCGCCGACTTTATCGCGGCCCAGGCCGAGTACGAGGTAGTGGAGGTGAGCTGGAGCGTGGAGGAAGTGAGCCTGGAAGAACTCATTACCCCAGTGCCGTCCTCTAAATGGCCCTTCAGAGAAAAACCTGCCCCTCCCCTACCCCGCGGGTCGGATTAAGTAGGGTTTTCCCCTGCCAGCCGTGCTGGGCAGAAAAGGAAGAACTGTAGCCGATGGTCGTCGTTTTCGTTTTGCCGCTGGCGGTCTGGTAAGTACGTTTTCGCGTCATTCAGAACAGAGCGAAGCAAGAAATCTGATACGCACTCCCACCCGCACCACCCCTTTGTATGCCCGCAAGAAGCCGAGGGCAGAAGTTGGGTTCATTTTTTGAATCCCAAAAGCAGATACCCGGTTGGCGAAAAGCCGGTTTTAGACAGGCCCAGACTATTGACAAAAGGCCCTATACTCACTATATTTATGTGTTGCTTGGGCTGTTAGCTCAATTGGCAGAGCAACTGACTCTTAATCAGTGGGTTGCAGGTTCGATTCCTGCACAGCCCACCAGGCTTATCAAAGAGGCTGGGTTTTTGGCGAACCCGGCCTCTTCCTTTTGGTGATTTTTGCGGTTTTGATGACAAGCTTTGGCCCTGGGTTGCCTGATGGGTTCTCTTTGGCCTAAACCTCATGGGCCTGGAGGTGATAAATAACCCACCAACTGCAAAACCCAGTGCTACATTTAGGGCGACGTGCGCGCTATGGGAACAATGGATCGTATAAGCATAAAGCATCCGAACCTTCTCAGCCTGTTGGGTTTACTGGTCTGGGGCGTGGTTTCGTTTTTGTATTTGCCCGATAGCTACCAGGCTTTTAGTTTTCTATTTTTGATGCCGGGGGTCTGGAAGGGCGGCCTGAGGAGCCTGCGCTGGCTGGCACCGTTGCTGATTGTATACACGGCTACGCAGCATCTTTATCCCGCGTTCAACCTAAGCCTGGACAGTATGTTGGTGACGACGCTTCCAGGTCTGGTAGCGCTGGGTTTGGTGGCCTGGTTACGTGAGCGGGATCGGCGTACCCAACAAGAACTCGAGGAATCGCTGCGCTTCATGCATTTGCTCGAGGAAGGCAGCCTCAATATCAGCACCGCCGGCGACCCGCTGGAGCTCACCGAAAGCGCCATGTCGGCCCTGCACAACCTTAACATCGCACCCCACCTGGCCTTTGTGCGCTTCCGCGAGGGCAAGCCGGTGGTGGTGAGCGCACGCGGCGCCCTCGAGCGCTACCGTGGACGACACCTACCCCAACAAAAACTCAGCACCCATGCCTCGCTAACCGATAGCTTTACCGTCGGCAACTACCTCGAGGGCATCCCCGAAAGCGCCGGCTGGTCTACGGCGGCGGTTCCGGTCTCGGCCCGACAAAAACGCCCTTTGGGGGTAGTGATTCTGGCCCGGGACGGCAACAAACCCTTCCAATCCGACGAAAAAGCCATTGCCAACTCTTTAGCTCGGGTAATGGGGGCCCAGCTAGGGCAGATGGAGGCGCTCAAGCATCTCGAGGACGCCTACGACGGCACTTTACGGGCTTTGGGTCTGGCCCTAGAATTCCGCGACCACGAGACCCAGGGCCATACCAAGCGGGTGGTGGCCTGGGCCGACCAACTGGCCCAAGACCTGGGCCTAGATGCCTCCATGCGCAAATTCCTCCGTTGGGGCGCCTACTTGCACGATATCGGCAAACTCTCCATCTCCGATCAAATCCTGCGAAAACCCGACAAACTCGACGAGGAAGAATGGGAGATCATGAAGAGCCACGTGGTTAAGGGCTGGGAAATGCTTTCACGGGTGCCATTTTTGCCCCAAGAGACCTTAGAAGTGGTACGACACCACCACGAAAACTGGGATGGCAGCGGCTACCCCGACGGCCTAAAGGGTCAGGACATTCCCATTCTGGCGCGTATTTTTGCGGTAGTAGACACCTTCGATGCACTCTACAGCCCCCGCCCCTACAAGCGGGCCTGGAAACCTGCAGAAATTATCGAGGAACTGAATCGCCTGAAGGGTAAAAAGCTCGACCCCAAGCTGGTGGACATCTTCATCACACGCATCACCTCGCCCTCTGGCAAAGAAGCTATGGAGGTTGCCAACCCTAGCAAGGCTAATGTCAAAGCCTAAAATCTGATAGTCCATAGTGCTCTGGTAACTAAATTTCCGAAGTTTTGTACCGCACCCCGAATACATCGTTGTAGAGATTCCATCCCACTTCGGCCCCCGAGATGGCCTAAAAACGCCCTCCCTACCGCGTAGGGAGGGTGGGGGAGGGTATCAGGCAAGGCCCCCAATCCGCTGCGTGAAGGGCCAGGTCAGCCACCCCACCTGGCCTCCCCTACGCAGTAGGGGAGGAAAGGGGCGAAGCGGGGTGGGGTGCTTTTTGCATGACCGTACAGGCAAGGCACCGAAGGCCCAGGTTTACGAGACACGGCGCGTTCTGAAGGCTAAACCCCATACTGCGTATTTTGTTACCAGACCACTAAATGGTCTAGTAACAAAGTATGTGACCCCACTTCTCCCGTCATTGCGAGCATCCGCAGGATGCGAAGCAATCCAGAATCCCTGGCCTGGCCAGCCTGCACAAGGTTATTTGGATTGCTTCGTCGGCGGGGGCCTCCTCGCAATGACAAGGGGCTCACATTTGGATTTGTAAGGGCGAAGTGACGTAAATCAGCTTACCAGACCAATAGCTATGCCATACACGACATTAAGCCCTTTTCAGATTGCGTACGTTTCGATTCGTGATTCCAGTAAGATTTTTCGAGCAACACAAAAAACTTGATGGGCACAACCCAAACAGATCACAAGCTCCCACAGCGACCTCACGATAAAATAGCTGACCATGCAGCTATTTCCACCTCTTTATAACGACCCACTGGCCGAACTTTTCCATACTCGAGTACCCGCCGGCGAGCCCTGGGCCTGGGTGCTGTGCCAACGCATTCTGGCCGACGAAACCCTGGCCCGGCGCCTGCTATCTGAGCCCCTGAGCCCCGGAATGGCCGACTGGATTGGTCAGGAGTTGGGGCACCTGCGGCGGGAGTTGGAGCACCTCCAAAAGCAATACCCCTTTTCGGACTTCGGCCACCGCACCCCCAGCGCCGCCGAAAGCGCCGCGCTGAAAGTACTGCTGCAAGGTTCGCCCACCTCTTTACAACGCTTCTATCAAACCTACGGCTATGGCATCTACGTCCACCACACGGCCTTCCTTTTCAACCGCCAAATGCAGGCCATCGAGAAACCAGACCCCGCACGCTTTGACGACCTGGTGGGCTATGCCCGTCAAATCCATACCCTGCGGGCCAATGTAGAGCGTTTTTTTGGCGGGAAAGCCCGCCGTTCCAATGCTCCTGTATGGGGCCAGGGGCACCGGCAAGTCCACTTCGGTCAAGGCCCTGCGTACCCAATATGCCGACCGGGGCCTAAGGCTGATAGAAGTGCTTGCGGATGGTCTGGAACAACTGCCCGCCCTGCTAGAGCTGCTGGCTCCATTGCCTTACAAGTTCGTGCTCTACATGGACGACCTGGCCTTTGCCGGCGACGACGAGCGATTTCACAAGCTGAAGGCCCTGCTGGAAGGAGCTGTTTACGAGCGACCCTCCAACGTGCTGGTTGTAGCGACCTCCAACCGCCGTAACCTGGTGACGCAACACTGGTCGGATCGGCCCGCCCCCGATGCCAACGACCCCGCTTCCTGGGACACCCTGCAAGACAAACTGGCCCTGGCCGACCGCTTCGGGCTGGTGCTTACCTTTCCCCCTTTCGACCAGCAGCTCTACCTGGAAGCTGTGGCTTACATTCTGGGGCACGAACTCGACGAGGCCACCCACCAAGCTGCTTTGCAGTTTGCCCTCGAGGGCCGCGGGTTCTCGGGCCGCACCGCGCGGCATTTTGCCAACCAGCAGTAACGCCCTGCACCGGGTTGTTGCTCAAGGGCGCTCGAGCGGCTTTAGCAAAGGCTGGCGTTTGCGCTCGAGGGCCGCACCAATAAATCCGGCAAAAGGCGGCGAGACCCGCATGGGGCGGCTGGAAAGCTCGGGATGGGCTTGCAGGCCGATAAAGAAGGGGTGATCGGGCAGTTCGATGGCCTCCACCAGCCCCGCTCCTCTCCCCTGCACCCCCGGCGTCACCGCCGAGACCGTCAGGCCACCTTCGATAAGTTGCTGGACATAAGCGGGGTTCACCTCGTAGCGGTGGCGGTGCCGCTCAAGAACCAGTTCCTTGCCATAGAGCTTGTAGAGCAGGGTTTCGGGGTGGATCCGCATGGGCCAGTTGCCCAGCCGCATGGTGCCGCCCATGCCCTCGACTTCCAACTGCTCGGGCATCAGGTCGATTACCGGGTGGGGAGTGTAGGGGTCGAACTCGGTGCTGTTGGCCCCCTCGAGTCCCAACACATTCCGGGCAAACTCGATGACCGCAATTTGCAACCCCAGACAAATACCAAAGTAGGGCACGCGGTTCTCACGGGCATAGCGGGCGGCCCAAATTTTGCCTTCGATGCCACGAATTCCAAACCCAGGCCCCACCAACACCCCATCCACATCGCCCAGCAATTCGGCGGCCCTGCTCAGGTCGGTGATGTCCTCGGCGTTGACCCACTTCACGTTCACCCGTGCATCGTGGGCAATCCCCGCATGACGGAAAGCTTCCAGGATGCTCAGGTAGGCATCGGGCATCTTCACATACTTACCTACGAAGGCCACCGTTACCTCGTCGGCCGGGTGTTTGAGCTTGCGCACGGCATTCTGCCAAAAGGTCAGGTTGGGCTGAATCGGCTCCAAACCTAGCTTTTTTTCCACTACCCGGCCCAAGCCCTGCTCCTCCAGCACCAGCGGCATCTCGTAGAGGTATTCCACGGTGGGACTGCTAAAAACCTCGCCCGCGTGCACATTGGTAAAGAGGGCCACCTTTTTGCGTACATCCTCGGGCACCATTTTTTCCGAACGCAGCACCAGCACATCGGGCTGGATACCCACCCCCCGCAGGGTGGAGACCGAGTGCTGGGTGGGTTTGGTCTTGAACTCTTCGGAGGTCGCCAGATAGGGCACCAAAGTCAAATGCAGGTACATCAAGTCCTGGTCGTCTTCGTCGAACTGGAACTGCCGAATGGCTTCTAGGAAGGGCAGGCTCTCGATGTCGCCCACCGTACCGCCTACCTCCACCACCACGATCTCGGCGTTTTGCTCCTGGGCAGTGCGGCGGATGCGGTCTTTGATCTCGTCGGTGATGTGTGGGATTACCTGCACGGTCTGAGAGAGGTACTCCCCGCGCCGCTCTTTTTGAATGACCGAGAGATACACCTGCCCGGTGGTGATGTTGTTGGCACGGGACAGGTCGATGTCCAGAAAGCGCTCGTAGTGGCCGATGTCCAGATCGGTTTCGGCACCGTCACCGGTGACAAACACCTCGCCGTGTTCGTAGGGCCGCATGGTACCCGCGTCCACATTGACGTAAGGGTCAATCTTGATGGCGGTCACGCGGTAACCGCGCCCCCGCAGGATGGCTCCGAGGCTCGAGGTGAGAATACCCTTGCCTAAACTGCTGACCACACCGCCCGTAACAAAAATGTATTTCACAAAACCCCCGTCCTGCGCCGGAGCCTGTCCAGCACTCCAAAAGCTTCTTTTCAAAGGCTCAACCGGTACGGTGGAGCCGCCAAACTATCACGGGATTTAATCGTACCATGACCTGCCCCCTCTATGT
This genomic stretch from Meiothermus sp. harbors:
- a CDS encoding CTP synthase, with the translated sequence MKYIFVTGGVVSSLGKGILTSSLGAILRGRGYRVTAIKIDPYVNVDAGTMRPYEHGEVFVTGDGAETDLDIGHYERFLDIDLSRANNITTGQVYLSVIQKERRGEYLSQTVQVIPHITDEIKDRIRRTAQEQNAEIVVVEVGGTVGDIESLPFLEAIRQFQFDEDDQDLMYLHLTLVPYLATSEEFKTKPTQHSVSTLRGVGIQPDVLVLRSEKMVPEDVRKKVALFTNVHAGEVFSSPTVEYLYEMPLVLEEQGLGRVVEKKLGLEPIQPNLTFWQNAVRKLKHPADEVTVAFVGKYVKMPDAYLSILEAFRHAGIAHDARVNVKWVNAEDITDLSRAAELLGDVDGVLVGPGFGIRGIEGKIWAARYARENRVPYFGICLGLQIAVIEFARNVLGLEGANSTEFDPYTPHPVIDLMPEQLEVEGMGGTMRLGNWPMRIHPETLLYKLYGKELVLERHRHRYEVNPAYVQQLIEGGLTVSAVTPGVQGRGAGLVEAIELPDHPFFIGLQAHPELSSRPMRVSPPFAGFIGAALERKRQPLLKPLERP